The following coding sequences are from one Deinococcus apachensis DSM 19763 window:
- the rplU gene encoding 50S ribosomal protein L21: MFAIIQSGGKQYRVQEGDVVRVESLPGEAGDQLQLKPLLVGGGHTLLGDEAARFTVTAEVVEHGRGPKIYIRKYKSGIQYRRRNGHRQQYTAIRITSIA, from the coding sequence ATGTTTGCGATCATTCAGAGCGGCGGCAAGCAGTACCGCGTGCAGGAAGGCGACGTTGTGCGCGTCGAGAGCCTCCCCGGCGAGGCGGGCGACCAGCTTCAACTCAAGCCCCTGCTGGTGGGCGGCGGGCACACGTTGCTGGGCGACGAGGCCGCGCGCTTCACGGTGACGGCCGAGGTCGTCGAGCACGGCCGGGGCCCGAAGATCTACATTCGCAAGTACAAGAGCGGCATCCAGTACCGCCGCCGCAACGGGCACCGTCAGCAGTACACGGCCATCCGCATCACGAGCATTGCCTGA
- the rpmA gene encoding 50S ribosomal protein L27 gives MAHKKGVGSSKNGRDSNPKYLGVKKFGGEKVVAGNILVRQRGTKFKAGPNVGMGRDHTLFALVDGKVVFTNRGERGRFISVETVAAATTEVAAD, from the coding sequence ATGGCACACAAGAAAGGCGTGGGTTCGTCCAAGAACGGACGCGACAGCAATCCTAAGTACCTGGGCGTGAAGAAGTTCGGCGGCGAGAAGGTCGTCGCGGGCAACATCCTGGTGCGCCAGCGCGGCACGAAGTTCAAGGCGGGCCCGAATGTGGGCATGGGCCGCGACCACACCCTGTTCGCCCTGGTGGACGGCAAGGTCGTCTTCACCAACCGCGGCGAGCGCGGGCGCTTCATCAGCGTCGAGACGGTGGCGGCGGCCACCACCGAAGTCGCCGCCGACTGA
- the obgE gene encoding GTPase ObgE produces MAFRDVLDIEVAAGNGGDGSMSFHRAKYMEKGGPDGGHGGRGGSIVLRAIQGVESLERLVGKRKFKAENGAYGEGRLRQGSDGEDLYIDVPVGTTAFDRDTGKVIADLTRVGQEKVIARGGLGGRGNSTFVSSTRQAPRFAELGTPGEKRRVRLELRLIADVGLVGYPNAGKSSLLAALSRANPAIADYPFTTLSPILGVVESADGEERFTMADIPGIIEGASEGKGLGLEFLRHISRTRLLVYVLDVTRDPVEELRQLQAELRAYDPTLLENVAAVALNKIELVEEDLLAMVEDELAEFGLPVLPVSAKEGTGLDELRSALFQLLPDRELWAQTHALEEETEEVREEALTITFREDAPEKPGGEPERVWEVHGGGFEARINRFSRHIEDAAEYLSGLFKRQGLYNALARVGAREGDTVEIGNFRFEYFAEEE; encoded by the coding sequence ATGGCGTTTCGTGACGTGCTGGACATCGAGGTCGCCGCGGGCAACGGCGGCGACGGCAGCATGAGTTTCCACCGGGCCAAATACATGGAAAAGGGCGGCCCGGACGGCGGCCACGGCGGGCGTGGCGGCAGCATCGTCCTGCGAGCCATTCAGGGGGTCGAGAGCCTGGAGCGGCTGGTCGGCAAGCGCAAGTTCAAGGCCGAGAACGGGGCCTACGGTGAGGGTCGGCTGCGCCAGGGGTCCGACGGCGAGGACCTCTACATCGACGTGCCGGTGGGCACGACGGCCTTCGACCGCGACACCGGAAAGGTGATTGCCGACCTCACCCGTGTGGGGCAGGAGAAGGTCATCGCCCGGGGCGGCCTCGGTGGGCGCGGCAACTCCACCTTCGTGAGCAGCACCCGACAGGCCCCGCGCTTCGCGGAACTGGGCACCCCCGGCGAGAAGAGGCGCGTGCGGCTGGAGCTGCGCCTGATCGCGGACGTGGGCCTGGTCGGTTACCCCAACGCGGGCAAGAGCAGCCTGCTCGCGGCCCTGTCGCGCGCCAACCCCGCCATCGCCGACTACCCCTTCACGACCCTCTCCCCCATCCTGGGCGTGGTGGAGAGCGCGGACGGCGAGGAGCGGTTCACGATGGCCGACATCCCCGGCATCATCGAGGGCGCCTCCGAGGGCAAGGGGCTGGGGCTGGAGTTCCTGCGGCACATCAGCCGGACGCGGCTCCTGGTGTACGTGCTCGACGTGACCCGCGACCCGGTGGAGGAGCTGCGCCAGCTTCAGGCCGAGCTGCGCGCGTACGACCCCACCCTGCTGGAGAACGTCGCCGCCGTCGCGCTGAACAAGATTGAGCTGGTGGAGGAGGACCTCCTGGCGATGGTCGAGGATGAACTCGCCGAGTTCGGCCTGCCCGTCCTGCCCGTGAGCGCGAAGGAGGGCACCGGCCTGGACGAGCTGCGGAGCGCCCTCTTCCAGCTTCTGCCCGACCGCGAGCTGTGGGCGCAGACCCACGCACTGGAGGAGGAGACGGAGGAGGTGCGCGAGGAAGCTCTCACGATCACCTTCCGCGAGGACGCGCCCGAGAAGCCCGGCGGCGAGCCCGAGCGCGTCTGGGAGGTCCACGGCGGCGGCTTCGAGGCACGCATCAACCGCTTCTCGCGCCACATCGAGGACGCGGCGGAATATCTCTCGGGCCTGTTCAAGCGGCAGGGGCTGTACAACGCCCTGGCGAGGGTCGGGGCGCGCGAGGGCGACACGGTCGAGATCGGCAACTTCCGCTTCGAGTATTTCGCGGAAGAGGAGTAG